The Oryza glaberrima chromosome 5, OglaRS2, whole genome shotgun sequence DNA segment TTTGTtgaactagctagctactgaAAAATCTTACCaactgtttgtttgtttgtttcatccagGATACCGAGGTAAACAACAGAAAGACAAAAGTGCTCCAGGACGGTGCTTTCCATTCTACCAAATGGATGAACCTCCAAGTTGGTGATATTGTCAAGGTTGAAAAAGATGAGTTTTTCCCTGCTGACCTAATCCTCCTCTCATCTAGCTACGAAGACGCCATTTGCTATGTTGAGACCATGAACCTGGATGGGGAGacaaatctcaagctcaagcaATCTCTAGAGGCATCATCCGGCTTGCAGGAGGATGACAGCTTCAATAGCTTCAGGGCTGTAATAAGGTGTGAGGACCCAAATCCACACCTCTATTCCTTTGTTGGCAACATCGAAATCGAAGAACAACAGTATCCTCTGTCACCCCAGCAGATCCTTCTCAGAGACTCAAAGCTTCGCAACACCGAGTATGTGTACGGTGTGGTCATCTTCACAGGCCATGATACAAAGGTCATGCAGAATGCTATGAAAGCCCCATCCAAGAGAAGTAAGATTGAAAGGAAGATGGACCGGATCATCTACTTGCTTTTGTCTGTACTTGTCCTGATTTCAGTCATCGGATCGGTTTTCTTTGGCATCGCAACCAGAGATGACCTACAAGATGGCAGGCCGAAAAGATGGTACCTTAGGCCGGACGACTCTACCATCTACTTCAAGCCAACCAAAGCAGCCATATCAGCAATACTTCATTTCTTCACAGCCATGATGCTATATGGGAACTTCATACCAATCTCTCTGTACATCTCTATTGAGATTGTCAAGCTTCTGCAGGCTCTGTTCATCAACCAAGACATTCATATGTATCATGAGGAGACCGACACACCGGCTCATGCTAGAACATCCAACTTGAACGAGGAGTTGGGTCAAGTGGACACGATCCTTACGGATAAAACTGGGACTCTGACTTGCAATTCCATGGAGTTCATCAAATGCTCAATTGCCGGAATTGCGTATGGCCGTGGTATCACTGAGGTGGAGAGAGCAATGGCGAAAAGAAAAGGTTCTCCCTTGATCGCCGACATGGCCAGCAACACCCAAGGCTCTCAAGCTGCAATCAAAGGATTTAATTTCACGGATGAGCGTGTGATGAACGGTAACTGGGTTAGCCAACCCCACTCTGGTGTGATTCAGATGTTCTTCAGGTTGTTGGCCGTTTGCCATACGTGCATACCCGAAGTTGACGAAGAATCAGGCACGATTTCTTATGAAGCAGAGTCACCTGACGAGGCTGCTTTTGTTGTTGCCGCACGGGAGCTCGGTTTCACGTTTTACCAGAGGACACAGACCGGTGTTTTTCTGCATGAGTTAGATCCCTCGTCTGGAAAACAAGTCGACAGGTACTCCACTTATTAGAGTGAGCTTTTTattgtttccttttctttgaaATTAGATTCAGAACTAATAATATTTTCCTGAATTTCCTTGGCAGATCATATAAGCTCTTGCATGTCCTTGAGTTCAACAGTGCTCGGAAGCGGATGTCGGTAATAGTTAGGAATGAGGAGGGGAAGATCTTTCTCTTTAGTAAAGGCGCTGACAGGTCAGTATATATTCTGCTGGAACTCCTAAGTATTTTGCTCAATATGCTTGCATGACGGCCCCTAATTCTTATCCATGTATTGACTTGATCtcaaaaactatatatgtatacagTGTGATGTTCGAGAGGCTATCAAGTAGTGATTGTGCGTCCAGAGAAGTGACCCAGGATCACATAAATGAATACGCCGATGCTGGTCTGAGAACACTTGTTCTCGCATACCGCCAACTTGATGAGGCCGAATATGCGAATTTCGACAGGAAGTTCACTGCAGCCAAGAACTCTGTCAGTGCTGATAGAGATGAAATGATTGAAGAGGCTGCGGATTTGCTTGAGAGGAAATTGATTCTTCTTGGTGCTACCGCTGTCGAGGATAAACTACAGAAGGGGGTAAGTGGTTTgctgagtaaaaaaaaaaatctatatatcttCGATTCCCCCATCAtggaccatgcatgcatggtttgcTGATATATAGCTGTTGTTATTCATGATTTTATAATTTGTTAGGTGCCTGAATGCATCGACAAACTTGCACAAGCTGGTATCAAGATATGGGTGCTGACGGGCGACAAGATGGAAACCGCCATCAACATCGGGTATGCGTGCAGTCTACTGAGACAAGGTATGACGCAGATAACCATCACACTGGAGCAACCGGATATCATCGCCCTGGAGAAAGGCGGTGGCGACAAAGCGGCTGTTGCGAAGGCATCAAAGGAAAACGTGGTGAAGCAAATCAACGAGGGAAAGAAGCGGATAGATGGATCGGTAGTTGGCGAAGCCTTTGCTTTGATCATCGATGGGAAGTCGCTGACATATGCCCTGGAGGAGGATGCCAAGGGCGCGTTGATGGACCTTGCGGTGGGCTGCAAGTCGGTGATCTGCTGCCGTTCGTCGCCGAAGCAGAAGGCTCTGGTGACGAGGCTGGTGAAGGAGAGCACGGGGAAGGTGAGCCTGGCGATCGGGGATGGCGCCAACGACGTGGGCATGATCCAGGAGGCGGACATCGGGGTCGGGATCAGCGGCGCGGAAGGGATGCAGGCGGTGATGGCGAGCGACGTGTCCATCGCGCAGTTCAGGTTCCTGGAGCGGCTGCTGCTGGTCCATGGCCACTGGTGTTACAGCAGGATATCGGCGATGATCTGCTACTTCTTCTACAAGAACATCACCTTCGGCGTCACCCTCTTCCTGTACGAGGCCTACACCTCCTTCTCCGGCCAGACCTTCTACAACGACTGGGCGCTGTCGACGTACAACGTCTTCTTCACGTCGCTGCCGGTGATCGCCATGGGAGTGTTCGACCAGGACGTGTCGGCGCGCTTCTGCCTGAGGTACCCGATGCTGTACCAGGAGGGCCCCCAGAACCTGCTGTTCCGATGGTCGAGGCTGCTGGGGTGGATGGCGTACGGCGTGGCCAGCGGCGTGATCATCTTCTTCCTGACGTCGGCGGCGCTGCAGCACCAGGCGTTCCGGcggggcggcgaggtggtggaccTGGCCATCCTGAGCGGCACCGCCTACACGTGCGTGGTGTGGGCGGTGAACGCGCAGATGACGGTGACGGCCAACTACTTCACCCTGGTGCAGCACGCCTGCATCTGGGGCAGCGTGGCGCTGTGGTACGTGTTCCTCCTCGCCTACGGCGCCATCACCCCGGCCTTCTCCACCAACTACTTCATGCTCTTCACCGACGGCctggccgccgcgccctcctactGGGTGGTCACCCTgctcgtccccgccgccgcgctcctcccttACTTCACCTACTCCGCCGCCAAGACGCGCTTCTTCCCCGACTACCACAACAAGATCCAGTGGCTGCAGCACCGTGGCTCCAACGCCGACGACCCCGAGTTCGGCCACGCCCTGCGCCAGTTCTCCGTCAGGTCCACCGGGGTTGGCGTCTCCGCCCGCCGCGACGCCAGGGacctccacctccctcctccttcccaatcacattcacattcacaaACCACATCTACCTAGTAATAGTATAGTCTAGCAAGCAGCTACTGTTCACTAAcagcaccatttttttttccacatccaAATCAATTTCCCTTTTTCGTGTACAAAATTTATACTAGCTGAAGCCTAGTACTAGCCTTGTAACTGTACATTAACCCTACTTGCTCATCTCATACGACAACATGTAAGTACATTGGAGCGGACGCATACGTACGTACCATCCATTTTTATCTTGTTTTGTTCCTTCATCATCACACATTAATATTCATTCAGGAACAGTAAAGATACTTCcattcttttcttgttttcatTTTGGTTCACCAATGGCTCTTTCTTTGTGATGTGATCACCTAAAAAGAACTCGTGTGATAGTCAAATTTGATGGCCTGGAAATCAGGAACACTTGTTTTTGGTCAGGCAAGACATTCGGCGTTAATTGTTACACTTACAGGCAGCATTATTCCATTATAAAATGATGTAACTTGTTagccaccacgacgacgacgtttCGTTTCTTGTGGGTGGTTCAGTTGAGACGCCACATGAGACCATaacgtcgtcgtcctcctcttgGCGTCAACATCAAAAATTCAGAGAAAGAGAAAACATCTAGAAGCTTAAATGATCTCGTGTGTGCTTTTGTGCTTTGACCAACACCATAATTTTGTCAAACAAGAATGAGTTCATGTGTACATACATGATCGATCTACACGTTACGGGAGCACTCAATTCGCCACCCTATTCTTCTGCGAATAACAATCAAACAATCAATTCAGTTCGCTTTGCTTAGCCCTAACATAGTAAGGATTACACTGGACACTCCATACCCAATTCAACCCGGATTAGTGAGTGAAGAAGAATAGACTAGTCAATACTGAGCAAAGAAAGCAACTACTGCACGCTACAGGATCCTGGAGCTTGAGGCTATGAGTAGAGTACCTCTACTGGCGACTGCTGCTCCAACCGTATTGGCTCATGTCGGAGCTGTCATCGTGGTTGCCCAGCACCATCCGCTGGAACATCCTAACCTCTGCTGTGTTCGCCACATTGAAAAGCTCGCTCTGCCCTGGCTGAACGCCATTTGTTAGATCAATATCGGCTAAGCTATCAAGAGCTCGCACCACCTGAAAGAAATCAAGATTTTAACTTGATAACTGCTTCTAGATAGACTGAAAACCACAACCGTAGTACCAATTGAAATGAAATGCACTATTCGTATGCGCAGATTGGAATGCAAAGCATTGTTCCCAGTT contains these protein-coding regions:
- the LOC127773030 gene encoding phospholipid-transporting ATPase 10-like: MMATGGGDGRRRGRRRSKMRLSRLYSFACGRRPTAVDDESSSRIGGPGFTRVVNANGGGGIPEYGYRSNSVSTTKYNVVTFVPKSLLEQFRRVANIYFLISACLTYTNLAPYTSASAVAPLVLVLLATMVKEAIEDWRRKQQDTEVNNRKTKVLQDGAFHSTKWMNLQVGDIVKVEKDEFFPADLILLSSSYEDAICYVETMNLDGETNLKLKQSLEASSGLQEDDSFNSFRAVIRCEDPNPHLYSFVGNIEIEEQQYPLSPQQILLRDSKLRNTEYVYGVVIFTGHDTKVMQNAMKAPSKRSKIERKMDRIIYLLLSVLVLISVIGSVFFGIATRDDLQDGRPKRWYLRPDDSTIYFKPTKAAISAILHFFTAMMLYGNFIPISLYISIEIVKLLQALFINQDIHMYHEETDTPAHARTSNLNEELGQVDTILTDKTGTLTCNSMEFIKCSIAGIAYGRGITEVERAMAKRKGSPLIADMASNTQGSQAAIKGFNFTDERVMNGNWVSQPHSGVIQMFFRLLAVCHTCIPEVDEESGTISYEAESPDEAAFVVAARELGFTFYQRTQTGVFLHELDPSSGKQVDRSYKLLHVLEFNSARKRMSVIVRNEEGKIFLFSKGADSVMFERLSSSDCASREVTQDHINEYADAGLRTLVLAYRQLDEAEYANFDRKFTAAKNSVSADRDEMIEEAADLLERKLILLGATAVEDKLQKGVPECIDKLAQAGIKIWVLTGDKMETAINIGYACSLLRQGMTQITITLEQPDIIALEKGGGDKAAVAKASKENVVKQINEGKKRIDGSVVGEAFALIIDGKSLTYALEEDAKGALMDLAVGCKSVICCRSSPKQKALVTRLVKESTGKVSLAIGDGANDVGMIQEADIGVGISGAEGMQAVMASDVSIAQFRFLERLLLVHGHWCYSRISAMICYFFYKNITFGVTLFLYEAYTSFSGQTFYNDWALSTYNVFFTSLPVIAMGVFDQDVSARFCLRYPMLYQEGPQNLLFRWSRLLGWMAYGVASGVIIFFLTSAALQHQAFRRGGEVVDLAILSGTAYTCVVWAVNAQMTVTANYFTLVQHACIWGSVALWYVFLLAYGAITPAFSTNYFMLFTDGLAAAPSYWVVTLLVPAAALLPYFTYSAAKTRFFPDYHNKIQWLQHRGSNADDPEFGHALRQFSVRSTGVGVSARRDARDLHLPPPSQSHSHSQTTST